CGTCATCAGGGAGAAGTTGATAGACATCAAAGAAGATGGGTCCTACCGTCTCAACATGGAATACTTCGACTACTGTGCCGGGCTTCGGATGACCAACGATCGCTTTGCGCAACTGTTCGGGGGGCCCAATCGGAAGCCTGAGACCAAGATCACGCAACGCGAGATGGACTTGGCGCGCTCGATTCAGGTGGTTACAGAAGAGGTGTTGCTGCGCATGGCGAAGACCGTGCACAAGGCGACGGGCGCACGGTATCTCACGCTTGCGGGCGGTGTGGCGCTCAATTGCGTGGCCAATGGGCGTTTGTTGCGCGAAGGGCCGTTCGACGACATTTGGATTCAGCCGTCGTCGGGTGACGCCGGGAATGCGTTGGGGGCGGCACTCTTTGCGTGGCACCAGATCTTGGGAAATGAGAGAACGCCGGACCGCAGGCGACAGAAGGGTACCTATCTCGGTCCCGAATTTACGGACGATGCCATCCGCTCGTACTTGGATGAGGAGCATATCCCCTACGAGAGCTTGTCGCGGGAAGATCTGGTGGAGCGCGTGGCCGATCTGATTGCGCATGAAACGGTCGTGGGCTGGTTCCAGGGGAGGATGGAATTTGGACCCCGCGCGCTGGGGGCGCGGAGTATTCTCGGCGATGCGCGTTCAAGAAATATGCAATCGGTGCTGAATCTCAAGATCAAGTTCCGCGAATCGTTCCGTCCGTTCGCACCGTCGGTGCTTGAAGGCTCTGTGAGCGAATACTTCGAACTGGACCGCGAAAGCCCGTATATGCTTCTGGTCGCCGACGTCGCAAAGAACCGTTTGCGCGAGCTACGGCCCGAAGAAGCGGGGTTGAACGGATTTGAGAAACTGAAGGTGGCGCGATCAACGGTTCCGGCGATTACCCATGTGGACAACTCCGCGCGCATTCAGACCGTGAACCGCGAGGACAACGCCCTCTACTACGACCTTATCGCGCGCTTCAATGAGAAGACGGGATGCCCCGTGATAATTAACACGTCGTTTAATGTTCGCGGCGAGCCTATTGTTTGTACGCCCCGCGAGGCCTATGCGTGTTTTATGCGCACGAACATGGACTACCTTGCCATGGGGTCGTTTCTGCTTGACAAACGGCAGCAACCGCCGTGGCCTGAATCGGACGAGTGGAAACGCGAATATGAACTGGATTGAGCGGCCCTGCAATGAAGCGAATTGATGTTAGAGATCGGAAAGAACAGCGCAAATTTGGCGTGACTATGGCCGTGGCATTTTCGGTTCTGGCCGGGATTCGCTGGTGGCTGACGTCGAATATACCTTTTGTTTTCCTCGGACTGGCGAGTGTGTTCCTCTTGACGGGGTTGATAATTCCGCGCGTACTGGGCCCCGTGTTTTCGGTGTGGATGCGGTTTGCCGAAGCCATCAATTGGGTGATGACGCGCGTGCTCTTGACGGTAGCGTACTACGCGGTGTTAACCCCCGCGAGGTATCTAAACGATTGGTTTGGGAGCGATCCGTTGAAGAGGACGTGGCACGATTCGTCTGCAACGTATTGGGAAGATCCTGACGAGCAACCCGCCGATTCCGCGCGTTACCGGAATCAGTTTTAGCCCTAGTCTGCACCGGCGCGAGTGGCTCACGTG
This DNA window, taken from Candidatus Hydrogenedentota bacterium, encodes the following:
- a CDS encoding carbamoyltransferase; the encoded protein is MNILGISAFYHDSAACLVRDGEIFAAAQEERFTRKKHDPSFPERAIAYCLDAAGIDVDGLDYIVFYDKPFLKFERLLLTYIAMAPYGLRSFISQMPLWLKEKLFTRDVIRRELGYKGNILFTTHHQAHAASAFFPSPYEEAAIITVDGVGEWATTTYGIGRGNHVEILKQINFPHSLGLLYSAFTYFTGFKVNSGEYKLMGLAPYGEPRYVDVIREKLIDIKEDGSYRLNMEYFDYCAGLRMTNDRFAQLFGGPNRKPETKITQREMDLARSIQVVTEEVLLRMAKTVHKATGARYLTLAGGVALNCVANGRLLREGPFDDIWIQPSSGDAGNALGAALFAWHQILGNERTPDRRRQKGTYLGPEFTDDAIRSYLDEEHIPYESLSREDLVERVADLIAHETVVGWFQGRMEFGPRALGARSILGDARSRNMQSVLNLKIKFRESFRPFAPSVLEGSVSEYFELDRESPYMLLVADVAKNRLRELRPEEAGLNGFEKLKVARSTVPAITHVDNSARIQTVNREDNALYYDLIARFNEKTGCPVIINTSFNVRGEPIVCTPREAYACFMRTNMDYLAMGSFLLDKRQQPPWPESDEWKREYELD